One Desulfonatronovibrio magnus genomic window, GTTCAGCGTTTTTTTATTGTTGGTAAAAGTCCTGCCATGTCCGCCATCCATCAGATGATTGAAAAGGTTGCACCCACAAGAGCCACAGTTCTGTTTCTTGGTGAATCCGGAACAGGAAAAACGCTTATTGCCAGAATCATTCATGAGTTGAGTGAAAGATCCAGATTCCCATTTATCAAGGTAAACTGTGCCTCGCTGCCGGACAATCTTCTTGAGTCTGAGCTTTTTGGTTATGAAAAAGGTGCATTTACCGGTGCTGTAGGGTCCAAGCCCGGGCGTTTTGAAGAAGCAGATAAAGGAACTATATTTCTTGATGAAATCGGTGAAATGCCTCACAGCATTCAGGCCAAGCTGCTGCGTTTTCTTCAGGAAAGAGATTTTGAGCGTCTTGGCGGAAATAAGACCATACGTGTTGACGTTCGAATCATTGCTGCAACCAACAAGGACCTGGCCCGTGAGGTTCATCATGGCAAATTTCGTGATGATCTGTATTATCGATTGAATGTATTTCCCATCATTGTGCCCCCACTTCGAGATCGCAAGGAAGATATCCCTTCCCTTCTTAATCACTTTGTTGACAAAATTGTAAAAGAGTATGGAAGAAGGTTGTATTTTTCACAGGACTGTCTTGACGTTCTTGTAAACTACAGCTGGCCAGGTAATATCAGAGAGATGGAAAATCTGGTGGAACAACTCTCCATACTTGCAGAGGGCGAAAGACTCGAAAGCAGGGATCTTCCAGGTTTTATGGTTGATGTTCAGCCTTCCAACCAGCCTGAGAATGTTGATTCCAGAACTCTGGAAGATATTGAGAAAAAAGAAGTATTAATTGCTCTTGAACGGAATGCGTGGATTCAGTCACGGGCAGCGAGAGAACTGGGCATTACCCAGAGGCAGATGGGATACAAGGTATCAAAATTTGGTCTGAGGGAAGTAATAGCGAGGCACAAAAAAGATATTCAGAAAAAATGGTCTGAAGGGGGGAAAGGGGAAGGCTGAAGGTTGAAGGTTGAAGGGGAAGATAGGAGAAATTAGAGGCCTGGTGAAAAAGCTCTGATTCTAACTGCAAAGGTAACAATTTATGAACAAACAATATATTATGATTTTGGCTCTTGCGAGCATTTTTTTTGTCCTTCTGGTATTATCTCTGCTTCCTGAGGCTCAGTCAGACTTTATGGGGGGCACTGTTCAGCAGTGGAGTACTGGTATTGCCGGTGTTTTGAGTTTAGGTTTGATTTTTTTTCTTGGCGGGGAAAGCTCTCAGGAAACAGAAGCAGCAGGTAAACTTCTGGAAAAGATTAACTCAGGCACTGAGATTGATATTCAGCGTGATCTCGAAGGCTTAGATAAACTGAATACTGGATTTGTAAGGATCATAGACTCACTAACTGAAGTGGAATCTGATTTGTCACGACAGGCCGATCAATTATCAGATCTTGAACAAAGACTCTCTAAGGAAACGACATTAAAGGATGAAGCTCTTTCGGGTGCGGAAAGAGCCAGGTGTCAGACTATTCTTTCCGCAGTGAATACATTGAAAGAAACCATTAAGGGGATTTCTGAGCTCTCGGATGAATTAAGAACTGTGGTATTAAGTGCAGAAAACAGTGCTTCAACTCAGCAGAAACTAATTTCAGAGGCAGCTACTGCCATGGAGGAGATGAACGCATCTGTCATTGAATCAGCTCAGAATGCTCAGGAGGCTTCAGAATTTACCAATAATGCCATGACCAAAGCAGAGCAGGGTTCTGTGATTGTGACTCAGACATTGGACGCAGTCACAGCAGTTTCCGCCAAAAGTAAGGATCTAACGTCATCCATCAGTAAATTGGGTTCTCAAGCCGAGGCTGTTGGTAAAATAATTGATGTTATTTCAGATATCGCGGATCAGACTAATCTGCTGGCTCTGAATGCTGCAATAGAAGCGGCCAGGGCCGGAGAAGCTGGACGCGGTTTTGCTGTGGTGGCTGATGAGGTGCGCAAGCTGGCTGAAAAAACTATGGTAGCAACAAAGGATGTAGACAGAGAAATCGGGGCCATTCAGTCTCTGGTCCAGGATTCAACAAGAGAAGCTCAAGAGACCATTAATCAGGTTTCCAGGAGTAGAGAGCTTTCGGAAAAATCAGGATTGTCCCTGAAAGAAATTGTAGCCCTTTCTAAAGATGCCTCTGAGAGGACACATTCCATAGCTGTATCTGTTAATCAACAATCTCAGGCGAGCGAGGAAATTGCCAGAACTTTAAGTGAGGTCAGCAGTATTTCAACGTCCACCAAAGATGAGATGACCAGCTCACTAAGCCAGATTGATGAATTGTTTGTGCTGGTCAAGCAACTGAATACCCTGAACAATGTGTTTAACCTCATGGGTAAAGGTGATGTGCAGAAAATGCTTGCTGACCTGGCAGTATCAGGCTCAGTGCGCCAGAAAGACAGAGCCGGAATGGAACGGGATATGCGAGAGCTTATAAAAAGCTGTCCCTACCTGGAGTTGTTGTATATTACGGATGCAAGTGGTCTGCAGATTGTGAGCAATATAGCCAGACCAGACTCAGAAATTCCTGAGGACAAAGAGGCGTTTGGCCGCGACTGGAGTCAGAAGCACTGGTTTTCAAAGGCCCTTGAGATTCCCATACCGTATATTTCTGATGCTTATGTTTCCCAGGCTTCAGGTAAAGAATGCGTAACTGTTTCCCGAACATTTCATGATGAGTCAGGAAATATAAGAGGGGTTATTGCTGCTGATGTTCAGGTGTAGGGGTGCGCATTGCTTTTTCCAAAAGCATGATGCCTTACTCACTCATGACAACTTTTGAGTTCAGATAGCTGATCTTTTGTCATTTGTAAAAAAGTCTGGTCTGATATGGGATATCCCCTGGCTGCAGCTTTTGCTCTGACCTGGCTGGTCAGCTCTTCAATGTTGTAGTCCTGCCAGTTTAATAAAAGCTGAGATATTTTTGCCTTTACAGCATTACGCCCGCTTTTACCCCCAAGACTGATGTGTCTTTTATGCCCCAGGATTGCCGGATCAAAAGGTTCAAAAAGTTCAGGGGCCTTGTAAGCTCCATCAGCATGGAGTCCACTTTCCACATGAAATATTTTTTCTCCGATGACCGGACTGTGGGCGTCAATATTAATGCCTGCCAGTCCTGCCACATATGCACATAAATCTTGAAGCTGATGCATATTATATGTCTGCTTTATTTTAAGATTCCACCATGTCACCAATTCTTCCAGTCGGGCAATACCTGCTCGTTCGCCAATACCCAGAACACTGACATCCACAAAATCACATCCCGCTTCTAAGGCGCAAACCGCGTTGGCAGTAGCCATTCCGAAATCATTATGGCCGTGAAATGCCAGCTTGATATTTAGACTTTGTCTGAACTTTTTTATGGCTTTAAAAGCTTCTAAAGGACTAAGCAGCCCAACGCTGTCTGACAGCCTGATCCTCCATCCACCTGCGTCAGCAAACAGGTGAGCCACTTCAAGGGCAAAATCATGCTCAGCCCTGGAAAAATCCTCAAGGCCTATGGATAAGTGTGTATCACAATTTTGTGATTTATGCATAATTGTTTTTATACGGGTAATGAGTTCCTTTCTGGAGAGATTTAATCTTTTGCTGAGATGTAGATCAGATACTGGCACACCAATATTGATAATGTCAGGACCCAGCGATTGGGCTGCCGACAGGCAGTCTTCCCGCAAAGGCGACCAAACGCTTATTTGAGGCTGATGGGGAAGGTTGCGTGCAAATATGATCAATTCCTGCAGATTGTTATCCCTGCCAGCAACTCCCGCTTCAATCTCCTGCACTCCAACTTTATCAAGCATCTGCATGATTTTTTTTCGAGCAGTTAAATCCATGTAAAGCCCAAAACGCTGGTGGCCTTCTCTTAAAGTTGTGTCGATTAGCATATGAATTGTACAGCAATTTATGTGCCTGTAGGGATATATGTTTGATGCTCTAACCCGAGGTGCCGGGACTGAACTTGTGAGTAACTGTCTTTAAAGTGGAGCCTGCATCCTGCAGGCTATTTAATTCCAAGCGGCTGGAAGCCGCCTCCACCTTGAAGAACAGTCCCATATTTGGAAATTGGGACAGTCCCCTAGAGGTACTATAAAAATGATTGATACTGCATTGGTTCCTGGAAGAAATTGGCTTTAATGACAAAATTTACACAGCGAGGGACAGTCCCCCTCCGGGCTGTAAGCCTCCGGGCAGGAAGCTGTGCCAGGCGCAAAGCTCCCATCTTTGACGGAACTTTTCTGGCAAATGTGCATCAATCAAAGCAAAAATCGTCAAAATGTGATAACTGTAAACATCTGATTTTATTAGCAAAACGATTGTAGTTACTTGTAAGCTCCTCACCCGGGCGGACCAGGACCGAACCTGAGAGTAACTCATACCCCTCGTTCCCAGGCTCCAGCCTGGGGACGTCTTACTCTTGCGGCTCCAGCCGCTTCTTCAAAATGTGGCTGGAGCCACAAAAAAATAGGTGTTCCCAGGCTGGAGCCTGGGAACAAGAGCAAATATACTGAAATTTGTAAGCATTTGATTTTATTGGCAATACGATTCCAGTTACTTAGAAGCATGCAAAGTCCTCCCGGATTAATACGACAATGCTACATTATTGTAGGGTGATGTCTACAAATTTGAAGGTTTTGTTGTAATGTGTTGTACAAATTCTAAAGGAACGCTTCGCATAATTATGTATTATAATCAGTATGTTGTCTTAATATTTTATGGCTTTGTCAGTAATGGCACAGCCCTTGCCTTGTTAGATAGCTGGTAACTGTTGAGAGTTTAACTGATTTTATGGATTACTCGGCAGCGTAGAGCAAGGAGAAACCTGTAACAGAATCAATCATATCAGGAGGAAGGATTAATGAGGAAAGTGGCAATTTATGGAAAAGGCGGGATTGGCAAGTCTACAACTACACAGAATACAGTTGCCGGGCTTGTGGAGTTGGGGAAAAAAGTAATGGTAGTGGGGTGTGATCCCAAGGCTGATTCAACTCGTCTGCTGCTGGGCGGTCTTTCTCAGAAGACTGTTCTCGATACACTGCGAGAGGAAGGCGAGGATGTGGAACTTGATGATGTTCGCATTGGCGGATTTGGGGAATCCCTTTGTGTTGAATCAGGTGGTCCTGAACCTGGAGTAGGCTGTGCCGGCCGTGGGATTATTACTTCCATCAACCTCCTGGAGCAGCTTGGAGCTTATGAAGAAGATCAAAATCTGGATTATGTTTTTTATGATGTTCTTGGTGATGTTGTTTGTGGTGG contains:
- a CDS encoding LeuA family protein, which encodes MLIDTTLREGHQRFGLYMDLTARKKIMQMLDKVGVQEIEAGVAGRDNNLQELIIFARNLPHQPQISVWSPLREDCLSAAQSLGPDIINIGVPVSDLHLSKRLNLSRKELITRIKTIMHKSQNCDTHLSIGLEDFSRAEHDFALEVAHLFADAGGWRIRLSDSVGLLSPLEAFKAIKKFRQSLNIKLAFHGHNDFGMATANAVCALEAGCDFVDVSVLGIGERAGIARLEELVTWWNLKIKQTYNMHQLQDLCAYVAGLAGINIDAHSPVIGEKIFHVESGLHADGAYKAPELFEPFDPAILGHKRHISLGGKSGRNAVKAKISQLLLNWQDYNIEELTSQVRAKAAARGYPISDQTFLQMTKDQLSELKSCHE
- a CDS encoding methyl-accepting chemotaxis protein, whose product is MNKQYIMILALASIFFVLLVLSLLPEAQSDFMGGTVQQWSTGIAGVLSLGLIFFLGGESSQETEAAGKLLEKINSGTEIDIQRDLEGLDKLNTGFVRIIDSLTEVESDLSRQADQLSDLEQRLSKETTLKDEALSGAERARCQTILSAVNTLKETIKGISELSDELRTVVLSAENSASTQQKLISEAATAMEEMNASVIESAQNAQEASEFTNNAMTKAEQGSVIVTQTLDAVTAVSAKSKDLTSSISKLGSQAEAVGKIIDVISDIADQTNLLALNAAIEAARAGEAGRGFAVVADEVRKLAEKTMVATKDVDREIGAIQSLVQDSTREAQETINQVSRSRELSEKSGLSLKEIVALSKDASERTHSIAVSVNQQSQASEEIARTLSEVSSISTSTKDEMTSSLSQIDELFVLVKQLNTLNNVFNLMGKGDVQKMLADLAVSGSVRQKDRAGMERDMRELIKSCPYLELLYITDASGLQIVSNIARPDSEIPEDKEAFGRDWSQKHWFSKALEIPIPYISDAYVSQASGKECVTVSRTFHDESGNIRGVIAADVQV
- a CDS encoding sigma-54-dependent Fis family transcriptional regulator; the encoded protein is MVKLAQSKLKVLYEVSLILGQALQLENSLDKILKVLADSLHMKRGTVTIIDDETGILSIMASHGLTPAEKDKGKYRLGEGVTGRIFASGQPFIVPDIAKEPLFLGKTGARNMEKGKISFIGVPISLQGTPIGVLTVDKLFDQDVSFDEDIRFLTIVAALISQFVSINRQVRAREKDLLRENLSLKTKLSKNVQRFFIVGKSPAMSAIHQMIEKVAPTRATVLFLGESGTGKTLIARIIHELSERSRFPFIKVNCASLPDNLLESELFGYEKGAFTGAVGSKPGRFEEADKGTIFLDEIGEMPHSIQAKLLRFLQERDFERLGGNKTIRVDVRIIAATNKDLAREVHHGKFRDDLYYRLNVFPIIVPPLRDRKEDIPSLLNHFVDKIVKEYGRRLYFSQDCLDVLVNYSWPGNIREMENLVEQLSILAEGERLESRDLPGFMVDVQPSNQPENVDSRTLEDIEKKEVLIALERNAWIQSRAARELGITQRQMGYKVSKFGLREVIARHKKDIQKKWSEGGKGEG